A stretch of the Acidobacteriota bacterium genome encodes the following:
- a CDS encoding CHAT domain-containing protein, with amino-acid sequence MAEEKVREADALMRQAEQLEESFGDSLPKLERRLLLGRLHLHRGEYGEAQACFSSIRAEAQVLLSPERVLTFLGHYLEALGLSEGTADIALLLNLVDQVLRLIPTVLPSLPPPVTRRPLEGTVGALVSTVERHGVDSLTGQELLRKTWSVIVAARSVACDVSRPADSSVGREEEHQLLEKDFYLALSEAVLNRSGGEAWKPALKRLLSFEVRGRETGSEDWAEDAEVPQSGISLAMFSFADLLRKPLLLLVTVAEGRLDMELVPEAEGLAAEWRRCLAAIAQSKDGEEPAALSSGAFAVLLSKRLRRMLAQTPATSKVVRFAPPAGNRPDRAPTSSSLTIYPDDRHRDLPFELMRVFEDGPETMGEAYPLTIALGLRPSATARLRLERGWLGFGGGGRRQEQEPERRTIIEIQRLIKKMGFPARLIDGSFSVQKLSRLLGKPPGVLHLAMPCFAEEGCRQASGLILLDEPPGPEEGLLPYGRICQLDLSGVDLVVLSGAVGTTADPAHSGASSSLAAAFLRAGASQVLTGRLAKTPPNAEHTLLALYRHLAQRPAPEALALARGESIRLYGDRPASSAWCLWC; translated from the coding sequence ATGGCCGAAGAGAAGGTCCGAGAAGCCGATGCATTGATGCGACAGGCGGAGCAACTAGAAGAGAGCTTCGGAGATTCCCTTCCCAAGTTGGAAAGACGATTGCTCCTGGGACGGCTTCACTTGCACCGTGGAGAGTACGGAGAAGCCCAGGCTTGCTTCTCCTCCATCCGCGCCGAAGCCCAGGTCCTGCTCTCTCCAGAACGCGTCCTGACCTTTCTCGGTCATTATCTGGAAGCACTTGGCCTGTCCGAGGGGACCGCCGATATCGCCCTTCTGCTCAACTTGGTCGACCAAGTGCTGCGTTTGATCCCGACAGTCCTTCCGAGTCTTCCCCCGCCGGTCACGAGAAGGCCGCTGGAGGGCACTGTCGGAGCCTTGGTCAGCACCGTTGAGCGGCATGGCGTCGACTCCTTGACGGGGCAGGAACTCTTGCGGAAGACCTGGTCGGTCATCGTCGCAGCGCGCTCAGTTGCCTGTGACGTCTCTAGGCCGGCAGACTCGTCCGTGGGAAGAGAAGAGGAGCACCAACTTCTTGAGAAGGATTTCTACCTTGCCCTGTCGGAGGCTGTGCTGAACCGAAGTGGTGGAGAGGCTTGGAAGCCTGCCTTGAAGCGTTTGCTTTCCTTTGAGGTACGCGGCCGAGAGACAGGATCGGAGGACTGGGCTGAAGACGCGGAGGTTCCCCAAAGCGGAATTTCCTTGGCCATGTTCTCGTTCGCAGATCTGCTCCGCAAGCCGCTGCTGTTGTTGGTGACGGTTGCCGAAGGTCGGCTCGACATGGAACTTGTCCCCGAGGCAGAAGGGCTTGCAGCCGAGTGGAGACGTTGCTTAGCTGCAATCGCCCAGTCAAAGGACGGTGAAGAGCCTGCCGCATTGTCGTCAGGAGCTTTCGCAGTGCTGCTCTCCAAACGCCTGCGGCGAATGCTGGCGCAGACGCCGGCGACGTCCAAGGTCGTCCGGTTTGCGCCCCCTGCGGGCAACCGGCCAGACCGCGCCCCGACGTCCTCCTCCTTGACCATCTATCCCGACGATCGGCATCGTGACCTCCCCTTCGAGCTCATGCGGGTTTTCGAGGATGGCCCTGAAACCATGGGGGAAGCTTACCCCCTGACCATCGCCCTGGGTCTGCGGCCCTCGGCAACTGCCCGACTCCGCCTGGAGCGCGGTTGGCTGGGTTTTGGCGGGGGAGGCCGAAGACAGGAGCAGGAGCCGGAACGCCGCACCATCATCGAAATCCAGCGACTCATCAAAAAAATGGGCTTTCCAGCAAGGCTGATTGACGGATCTTTCAGTGTTCAGAAACTGAGCCGGCTTCTTGGAAAGCCGCCCGGCGTTCTCCATCTCGCTATGCCGTGTTTCGCGGAGGAAGGCTGTCGGCAGGCTTCAGGACTTATCTTGTTGGATGAGCCGCCGGGGCCTGAAGAGGGCCTCCTGCCCTACGGGCGTATTTGCCAACTCGATCTCAGCGGAGTGGATCTTGTAGTGCTCAGCGGTGCTGTCGGAACGACGGCCGATCCTGCCCACAGCGGAGCGTCCTCAAGTCTGGCTGCCGCCTTTTTGCGGGCTGGAGCATCGCAAGTGCTGACCGGACGCCTGGCGAAGACTCCGCCAAACGCTGAGCATACCCTTCTGGCTCTCTATCGGCATCTGGCGCAGCGCCCGGCCCCAGAGGCGCTGGCGCTTGCCCGAGGCGAATCGATCCGCTTATATGGTGACCGGCCCGCCAGTTCGGCTTGGTGTCTGTGGTGTTGA
- a CDS encoding CHAT domain-containing protein yields the protein MKRGQLVDVRAEQGEADLVATLLDPEGRTILAVDYHLPGRAERLAYIAPSDGTYRLIVRLYDPSDEPLAYRLVADKLGPPDAAEHHFAEGLLSFYAASQRQGRPEHSHEDVLTAYRKVETQFAESGAVFERAETLKRMGWEWSHLGRIDAEIDCYAGASELLLPVSPEESAVFMNRIGYAYRESGFTAQALESHHQALAILRSNPSSTFRHQSAEAQSLNGLGLLEWTHGDPHEALTYYREALKISKRIGAKDSLADTLDNIGLVYGPIGLFDAALDKFREGLELRVSLGDTAGQAATRTEIGWLYYRFGRTQEAIEEYQAALGLCGQGCRTRQGTLDRLGTAYRELGRFQEALETYRESIGLSRARGRNRDEAHTTLNLCHLFESWGRLAQAEDHCDQAEQAFETIGDPTATSHVAFLRSRIRRKQDLLEEALDFARQAVEDVNRQRERFASAALRVSLIVSRGNYYRHYVDLLMTLHSQRADEGYDKLALAADQESKAQGLSDALLEDPPSDPQIAGRLRALRDRINALQWTRVMLDESDSAQAERLSEVDRQLREVRQEVDRIEYQVRRKSGLESDQERLSIHRIQSEFLDAETAMLVFALGNDQLYAWGLSSNAFRSALVPQHERILRLAEEYRRLLERSYARSSRERLRIVEEDLSEMLLTPLASFLDWRRVVIVAEGPLSTIPFSTLLLPVETAPAAQRSRLGDEHELISLPSIAVLPALRVRNTRAGRPSYDLVLFTDPVVNPADKRLRGKQPAGARLDSDPWQASSLAEIESLPRFHLMPQAGFESDAITSLAGEKSTLPFIGFDATRANALRFLSDSRIVHFTAHGFFTEQPELSALVLSLFHSDGRLSPGFLWSLELQDLDVRADLVVLASCGSAWGSNVPREGVLGLGRAFLHAGAKSTLVSLWRVDDEATMELIREFYRQLWIEGKGPSEALRLAQRHLRSQNKWRAPAFWAGFVLQGDWKHESFAYP from the coding sequence CGATTATCATTTGCCGGGAAGGGCGGAACGATTGGCTTACATCGCACCCAGCGATGGAACCTACCGTTTGATCGTCCGCCTTTACGATCCCTCGGATGAGCCGCTCGCCTATCGCCTGGTAGCAGACAAGCTGGGACCTCCGGACGCCGCAGAACACCATTTCGCAGAGGGACTTCTGTCTTTTTATGCAGCTTCCCAAAGGCAAGGCCGGCCCGAACACAGTCATGAGGATGTGTTGACTGCCTATCGGAAGGTCGAGACGCAATTTGCCGAAAGCGGGGCGGTCTTCGAGCGGGCTGAGACCCTCAAGCGAATGGGCTGGGAATGGTCTCACTTGGGCAGGATCGATGCCGAGATCGACTGCTACGCCGGCGCGTCCGAACTCTTGCTGCCCGTGAGTCCGGAGGAGTCTGCCGTCTTCATGAACCGTATCGGGTATGCCTACAGGGAATCCGGGTTCACCGCCCAAGCCCTGGAGTCTCATCACCAGGCATTGGCGATACTTCGCTCCAATCCTTCCTCCACTTTTCGTCATCAGTCCGCCGAGGCCCAGTCGCTGAATGGACTCGGCTTGCTTGAGTGGACCCACGGCGACCCTCATGAGGCCCTCACCTACTACCGAGAGGCCCTGAAGATCTCCAAACGCATCGGCGCCAAGGACAGTCTCGCCGACACTCTCGACAACATTGGCCTTGTTTACGGTCCGATCGGTCTATTCGACGCGGCCCTCGACAAATTCAGGGAGGGACTTGAGCTTCGCGTCTCACTCGGAGATACAGCCGGCCAGGCCGCCACTCGAACAGAGATCGGCTGGCTCTACTACCGGTTCGGCCGAACGCAGGAGGCCATCGAAGAGTACCAAGCCGCCTTGGGCCTGTGCGGCCAAGGCTGTCGGACGCGGCAGGGTACGCTGGACAGGCTGGGTACCGCTTATCGAGAACTAGGACGCTTCCAGGAGGCGCTTGAAACCTACCGCGAATCCATCGGGCTGTCGCGCGCCAGAGGACGCAACCGGGACGAAGCGCATACCACGCTGAATCTCTGCCATCTCTTTGAGTCGTGGGGGCGCCTCGCGCAAGCGGAGGATCATTGCGACCAGGCGGAGCAGGCCTTCGAGACCATCGGAGATCCCACAGCCACCTCGCACGTGGCCTTTCTCAGGTCGCGCATCAGGCGCAAGCAAGATCTCTTGGAGGAAGCGCTTGATTTCGCCAGACAAGCAGTCGAGGACGTCAACCGACAGCGCGAGCGATTCGCATCCGCTGCCTTGCGTGTCTCCTTGATCGTCTCACGCGGGAACTACTATCGCCACTATGTCGACCTGCTCATGACCCTTCACTCTCAAAGGGCGGACGAGGGCTACGACAAGCTGGCACTGGCCGCGGACCAGGAGTCCAAGGCTCAGGGATTGTCGGATGCCCTGCTGGAGGATCCACCCAGCGATCCGCAGATCGCAGGAAGGCTGCGAGCCTTGCGGGACCGGATCAATGCACTCCAGTGGACGAGAGTGATGCTGGACGAAAGCGATTCGGCCCAGGCCGAGCGGCTCTCCGAGGTGGACCGGCAGCTAAGAGAAGTCCGACAGGAAGTGGACCGGATCGAATATCAGGTGCGGCGCAAGAGCGGGCTCGAGAGTGACCAAGAGAGATTGTCCATCCACCGCATCCAATCGGAATTTCTCGACGCGGAAACGGCGATGCTGGTTTTTGCCCTCGGAAATGACCAGCTCTACGCTTGGGGGCTGTCCTCAAACGCCTTCAGGTCAGCCCTTGTGCCTCAACATGAGAGAATCCTCAGACTCGCCGAAGAGTACCGAAGGCTGCTTGAGCGAAGCTATGCGCGGAGCAGCCGAGAGAGGCTGAGAATCGTCGAAGAGGATCTGTCGGAGATGCTCCTGACCCCGTTGGCATCCTTTCTGGATTGGCGGCGAGTGGTGATCGTTGCGGAAGGACCATTAAGCACGATTCCCTTTTCTACCCTGCTGTTGCCGGTCGAGACAGCGCCTGCGGCCCAGCGCTCGCGGCTGGGCGATGAACATGAACTCATCTCTCTTCCCTCAATCGCGGTTCTGCCGGCCCTGCGTGTACGCAACACTCGAGCCGGGCGTCCTTCATACGACCTGGTGTTGTTTACGGATCCGGTTGTGAATCCAGCTGATAAGCGCCTGCGCGGCAAACAGCCTGCCGGCGCCCGGCTGGATAGCGATCCCTGGCAGGCCTCCAGTCTGGCGGAGATTGAATCTCTGCCACGATTTCACCTGATGCCTCAAGCAGGATTTGAGTCCGACGCGATCACAAGCCTGGCGGGAGAGAAATCTACTCTCCCCTTCATCGGCTTCGACGCCACCCGCGCCAATGCGCTCAGGTTCTTGTCAGACAGCCGGATAGTCCACTTCACTGCCCACGGATTCTTCACCGAGCAGCCCGAGCTGTCGGCCCTGGTCTTGTCTCTTTTCCACTCTGATGGCCGCCTAAGCCCCGGCTTTCTCTGGTCCCTCGAACTTCAGGATCTCGACGTGCGGGCGGATCTGGTGGTGCTTGCGTCCTGCGGAAGCGCATGGGGAAGCAACGTTCCCAGGGAAGGAGTCCTGGGCTTGGGCCGGGCTTTCCTCCATGCTGGAGCCAAGTCGACGCTTGTCAGCCTGTGGCGGGTCGACGATGAAGCGACCATGGAATTGATCAGGGAGTTTTACAGGCAGCTTTGGATCGAGGGCAAAGGTCCGTCCGAGGCCCTCCGCTTGGCCCAAAGGCATTTACGCTCGCAAAACAAATGGAGAGCCCCGGCCTTCTGGGCCGGGTTCGTGCTGCAAGGAGACTGGAAGCATGAATCCTTTGCCTATCCCTAA
- a CDS encoding winged helix-turn-helix domain-containing protein, which produces MGSSSKPSILQFDDVRVEVEAFRVYKAGRKVPLEPKAFQTLLFLIEHRGKLVTKDEILDGVWSDTFVTPNALTRVVGLLRRALGDQAVTSRYIETIPTRGYRFIAEVTEAGREETPAIPPPIGPLAILPFKRLEGAEETERYLATGLADTLITKLAGVAGLSVRPTSAVLRFGALGEDPVAAGRELGSAFVLDGVIQQSADRIRVNVQFVRVEDGRLLWADVYDARLRDIFELQDELALRIVQTLKVKLSRDERDALAQRPENLEAYQFYLQGCFYLFRYTLGDLDKSIQCFQAAVERDAGYALAYSGLAQAHSIAASMHVPGSMTQSEAAALRALELDPTLAEAHAALGALRFWGKRDIAQAQASFRAALALTPRTALPCHYYAWFLTATGCFQEAERQMARALEMDPFSAAIKVDQGLPFYYSRRCQEARARFQKAADQEAGYGYAHLRLGEACEAMGEYEMAAEAFTRAADLGSPDSVPLLHLARCLALDGKSAQASRLLEKETGGSRPYSAYYAALAFLALDRHEDALASLEQALREGDRWIGWLNVDPSLDKLRGTPRFEKLRIKAGLTQPDSRGAGA; this is translated from the coding sequence GCCCAAGGCTTTCCAAACCTTGCTGTTCCTGATCGAACACCGGGGAAAGCTGGTCACCAAGGACGAAATACTCGACGGAGTGTGGAGCGACACGTTCGTGACGCCCAATGCCTTGACCCGCGTGGTGGGTTTACTGCGCCGGGCCCTGGGCGATCAGGCCGTCACCAGCCGCTATATCGAGACCATACCGACTCGGGGCTACCGTTTCATCGCCGAGGTGACGGAAGCGGGCCGGGAGGAGACGCCGGCAATCCCTCCCCCCATCGGCCCGCTCGCCATACTGCCCTTCAAAAGGCTGGAGGGTGCGGAAGAAACAGAACGGTATCTCGCCACGGGTTTGGCCGACACCCTGATCACCAAACTGGCCGGCGTGGCCGGACTTTCCGTGCGGCCCACCAGTGCGGTGCTGCGCTTCGGCGCGCTGGGGGAGGACCCGGTCGCAGCCGGACGGGAGCTGGGAAGCGCTTTCGTCCTGGACGGGGTGATTCAGCAGTCCGCCGACCGCATCCGGGTCAACGTCCAGTTCGTGCGTGTCGAGGACGGTCGGCTGCTGTGGGCAGACGTCTACGATGCCCGCCTTCGCGACATCTTCGAATTGCAGGACGAGTTGGCCCTGCGGATCGTCCAAACGCTGAAAGTGAAGCTGAGCCGAGACGAACGCGACGCGCTTGCCCAGCGCCCCGAGAACCTGGAAGCCTACCAATTCTACTTGCAAGGCTGCTTTTACCTGTTCCGCTACACGCTTGGCGACCTCGACAAGTCGATCCAGTGCTTCCAGGCGGCCGTGGAGCGGGATGCGGGTTACGCGCTTGCGTATTCCGGGCTGGCCCAAGCCCATTCCATTGCGGCCTCCATGCACGTGCCTGGGTCCATGACCCAATCGGAAGCAGCGGCTCTGCGGGCTCTCGAACTGGATCCGACTTTGGCCGAAGCGCACGCCGCTCTGGGTGCGCTTCGCTTCTGGGGCAAGCGCGACATCGCCCAAGCCCAAGCGTCCTTCCGGGCCGCTCTCGCCCTCACCCCCCGTACGGCCCTTCCTTGCCATTATTATGCTTGGTTTCTCACCGCCACCGGCTGCTTTCAGGAAGCCGAGAGGCAGATGGCCAGGGCTTTGGAGATGGACCCTTTCTCGGCGGCCATCAAAGTTGACCAGGGGCTGCCCTTTTACTATTCCCGCCGCTGCCAGGAAGCCCGCGCCCGCTTCCAGAAGGCGGCCGATCAAGAGGCGGGCTATGGATACGCTCACCTGCGCTTGGGAGAAGCTTGCGAGGCCATGGGAGAATATGAAATGGCAGCGGAGGCCTTCACACGCGCCGCAGACCTTGGAAGCCCCGACTCGGTGCCGCTGCTGCACCTGGCCAGGTGCCTAGCCCTGGACGGAAAGAGCGCCCAGGCCAGCCGCCTGCTTGAGAAGGAAACAGGCGGCTCCCGGCCTTACTCGGCCTATTATGCGGCGCTGGCCTTCCTGGCCCTGGACCGCCACGAGGACGCCTTGGCAAGCCTGGAGCAGGCCCTGCGCGAAGGTGACCGCTGGATCGGCTGGCTCAATGTCGATCCCAGCTTGGACAAGCTAAGGGGAACCCCGCGCTTCGAGAAACTACGAATCAAAGCCGGTTTAACCCAGCCTGACAGTCGCGGAGCGGGTGCGTGA